ttctagggtttacaaagaatggtgtgaaaagggaaaaacatccagtatgcggcagtcctgtgggcgaaaatgccttgttgatgctagaggtcagaggagaatgggccgactgatttaagctgatagaagagcaactttgactgaaataaccactcgttacaaccgaggtatgcagcaaagcatttgtgaagccacaacacgtacaaccttgaggcggatgggctacaacagcagaagaccccactgggtaccactcatctccactacaaataggaaaaagaggctacaatttgcacaagctcaccaaaattggacagttgaagactggaaaaatgttgcctggtctgatgagtctcgatttctgttgagacattcagatggtagagtcagaatttggcgtaaacagaatgagaacatggatccatcatgccttgttaccactgtgcaggctggtggtggtggtgtaatggtgtgggggatgttttcttggcacactttaggccccttagtgccaattgggcatcgtttaaatgccacggcctacctgagcattgtttctgaccatgtccatccctttatgaccaccatgtacccatcctctgatggctacttccagcaggataatgcaccatgtcacaaaggtcgaatcatttccaattggtttcttgaacatgacaatgagttcactgtactaaactggcccccacagacaccagatctcaacccaatagagcatccttgggatgtggtggaacgagagcttcgtgccctggatgtgcatcccacaaatctccatcaactgcaagatgctatcctatcaatatgggccaacatttctaaagaatgctatcagcaccttgttgaatcaatgccacgtagaattaaggcagttctgaaggcgaaagggggtcaaacacagtattagtatggtgttcctaataatcctttaggtgagtgtgtgtgtatatatatatatatatatatatatatatatatatatatagccatcCATTCTCAATGTctgtatacactgatcagccataacattatgaccactgacaggtgaagtgaataacactgataatctcgttatcatggcacctgtcagtgggtgggatatattaggcagcaagtgaacattttgtcctcaaagtttatGTGTTAGAAACAgggaaaatgggcaagcgtaaggatctgagcgactttgacaagggccaaattgtgatggctagacgactgggtcagagcatctccaaaactgcagctcttgtggggtgttcccggtctgcagtgctcagtacctatcaaaagtggtccaaggaaggaaaagcggtgaaccggcgacagggtcatgggcggccaaggctcattgatgcacgaggggagagaaggctggcacgtgtggtccgatccaacagacgagctactgtagctcaaattgctgaaaaagtgaatgctggttctgatagaaaggtgtcagaacacacagtgcatcgcagtttgttgcgtatggggctgcgtaggcgcagaccagtcagggtgcccatgctgagccctgtccactgccgaaagcgcctacaatgggcatgtgagcatcagaactggaccacggagcaatggaagaaggtggcctggtctgatgaatcacgagttcaaggtgttgacttggcctccaaattccccagatctcaatctaatcgagcatctgtgggatgtgctggacaaacaagtccgatccatggaggccccacctcgcaacttacaggacttaaaggatctgctgctaacgtcttggtgccagataccacagcacaccttcagaggtctagtggagtccatgacacgacgggtcagggctgttttagtggcaaaagggggacctacacaatattaggcaggtggtcataatgttatggctgatcggtgtaagtcTATATACGGCATGGTCTGATCATCATAAACAAGTTAATAAAACACcttaaagattaaaataaacccaaaataatgaatgcagcGTAATACAAAATTACGATTTTTCTCAATTTGTGAACACACATTTCTTggaacaatatttcatgttctCAAAACCACTAACACAAAATGGTTTGTTGACTCTGCAACACTTCACAAATCCCATTCAAAATGAAACATTGCTTCAAAACCAGGTTAACAATCCTACAATGAAATATCTGCCTTAAAATAATCCACACATCTTTATATCAAGAGCTCTTACTGAACACCAGTGGCACACTGCTGTGATACATAGAAAACAGTATCAACAGAATTCATGTATGTTTGGCCTGATCACACCTTTTTATGGATTACCTCACATAGACAATGAACACACAGATACAACGAACATATCAAGAACatgtttggtttatttattaacatttattttcagacacaggaaatgaagcCATATACATACAGCACCTGCTCAGCAGTATGGTGTACAGTATCTGTGAGCAAAAATAACACGTGTCAAGGTATACTGACCCCAATCCTAACCCACTCGCTGGTGGGGATGCAGTCATTAATCTTCCAAGTTGTCCCCCACCTCTGTCCAAATAAATTAAAGTTGACGTTTGCTCAAGAGCTGAACGTTCCTCATGCCAGAGATCCAGCAGGCCTCTCTTCAGAGTTCCAGCTCGCTGGGGGAGGCCACCAGATCAGTTTCCTGCTGCGGAGCCTGGGATTTATTGCCGCAATCAGGCCAGAGGACACCACGAGCGCTCAATTGGGCTGTTTATTAACCACAGGCCACAGATACACCTCCCCAGGCGAGGCTGGAAACACTCTGGACGCACGGCGGGGGGAGCTTGTCTGAACGGTTAATCAATAGGATGAAGTTGTTAGCCTGAGCGAAGTAGAGCTACAAAGACTCCTACTCCCTGGGCGGCACTATCCGATATTACAAAGGAAGCAGGCCCCGGTGCTTTTGATGAAAGGCTAGACCTGACTGCCAGGCTCCTCGCAGACAGGGCTGGCTGACCAGACTGACCCAAGCTTATTATGTTTCATAGCTTAGCTGCAGTTTCtctcaaacattttattttcttctaccTTTGGCCTGGGCCTTGCTGTACGTATGGTCACTTCATGCGTGTGACAAGCTACGCCTTGCCGACATGCGTGAGTGAGTTGCATGTGGCCACGCTTCCTCAGACGGGTGTCGAGAGTGGAAGAGGTGTATTCCTGGCTGTTGTTGTGTTGTCTCAGTTTGCCTGTGCTGGAGAGCTGGGGGGGGGCTGTCTCCTGGACTGAGTTGAAGGCTCGAATAGGATGGGGGCTGGCGTGCTACTGGCGGCTGCAGGCTTAGTTGTGAACATGGGTAATATATACAGTTTGTACAAATGTAATCCTCCTTTCTCAATCATGTGAGGTTACTGCATTGTCCAGACAGAGGGAAGCTCCTCGCACACGTTAGGtggttttcatgttgttttcacCTCATTTGCCCTGTCTCTCTGACAAGAGCGATTTGAAACAAACAACTTCCCAGAGCTATGTTTCAGAGggaaaaacacacacgcacacctcatccacacactcacacatcagTCCTTTCCGTGCCTCTGTCTGATGCAAGCTTTCAGAAGACGGGGAGCAAACGTCTGTGTGAAAAGTGTTGCTGTCGCTGTGAATCTGCAAGCTGCTGTAACCCGTGACCCCCAGCCCGGGCGATGGTATTCGGCCCCTCCGTGGGATAATCCCCAGGAGCGCATGGCTCTTTATTAATAGATCCCTCTGACTGCGGCCAGCCGTCGTTCACTCTGGCTAATGGAACACTTGTTTGCTCTCATCAGACCGGTGTGTACTTCACTGCTGGCAGCCCGTTATGCAGCTCTCGCCTTCCCCCTCCATCAACAGGAGGCTGTGCACAGTGGCTGGCAGAGAAGGGGGGGTTGGAGAAAGCCTTTTAGATCCAGTTACttcagtttgtgtttgtcagattCCTCGCTTGGCTCGGCTTCTCTATAGCTGCCACCCCTCACCCATTTTTGACTGCGTGTTAGTGGCaggacgttttttttttttttttttttttttaaagagacacTTCAAGAACCTATAGAGTCCCAtcctcaataaataaataaacaaagagcAATAAAGATCACCACTTGCCTATATGCCTATAATTTCCCCCTCTGTGGTTTGCACTCCTGACATGATTTTAGAAGACTAGGTCAAATGGAGAACTTCCAAGATGGCAGCTCACATTAGTACAGGGGGCATGTCCTCAAGGCAGCAGTCTGTCTGATGTCACATGCAGCTGCCACATAAATGTCTACCCACTGAACGTGAGGCAACAGGCACCAAAAAGTTGGTGTTTCTCTAGCAGCTTCACACACCCTCAATTTTTCAAGCAACACCCtcagaaatataattataaaagcTAGCGAGTGACAAATATTCTACAATACAAGAACATGCccatacagattttttttttttaatattaatcatgtaagaaatgtttttttctttggaaTTTGCATTTGAAATGGGGACACATAATttatgggagaaaaaaaaaacacttcagtgGGATAAAGTTATATATTTCCAAGTGGCAAGAAATAATTCTCTCCTGCTGCTCCTGACAGCAAGAGGATGGTCTGAGAAGATTCCTGCACAGGGTTCTTGATGGGGGAGTCATGCGGGGTATTGTTTTGTATCAATCTTAATAAAAGGAAGCGAGTCTTGCATAGCTTGCGGGGAAGCAGGCTAATCTtccttcaatatatatatttttttttaacagtcaaGAGGATGGCTTGACTTCTTGTAGCTCCGAGCTCCTCCAGTTTTTATTTCCCCAATAGAGTGATTCAGCCACACAAGATGATGATCTAATCAAGGGCCACAGAAAAGCCTGCAGGCTTAGCAAAGAGGACCAGCATGTTTTgggttatttatgtatatatgtattttgaaaaccaCCTATTTGTTATGCGCCCTGTGACATCTCTCGTCTTCACCCAAGGCCAAAGCTCAGTCAACTATAATGAATATAAACGCCCCAGCAGACCTGGGTTCTTATTTACAATTCCTCGTGaattcaggagagagagagggggggggtgtCTCACTTCTATACCTACACCTGCACAATGCAACGCCTGCCTCATGCAATTATCGCCAAGATTCCTTAATTAGCCCAGTTGCTGCTTGCgttgtaaataaattaatcttcAAAGGCTCCCCTTGGTAATTGTCTGGAATCTTGTTCCTTTGTAACAAAGCCATTTATTAAGTGCTGTTTATGTCAATGAACATGTTCGCCGTGTTCTTTCCACAGCAGCTGTAGCGGCTTCAAAGTGCGAttcagctgcagtacagggtaCCAGGTGTCTTCAGGTGGTCTCTCTACGGGTGGATGCTTCTTCAGCACAGATTTTTTGATTGGTTGTGGATATTGTTTTTGTGGTTCTTCCTTTCTTCTTCTCACATTCCTACTTCTCGTGCTGTTCCTCTTGCAGGTACCACATCTGTGTGGCCATCCTGATCTACTTCCTGCCCTTGCTGGTGATGGGCTGTGCCTACCTGGTGGTGGGACTCACCCTGTGGGCCAGCGAGATCCCGGGCGACTCTTCAGACCGATATCGCGAGCAGCTGACCGCCAAGCGCAAGGTAATGCCCCCCTTCTGGCATCTCTCCCCACGGCTGCTGTGGCCATTTGCATAGTTAAGCTTCCCCTTGGTTACTAGAGCACCTTCACACAAGTCTATAAACTAGTTAAGGAGGAAAGCTGCTGCTTAACTTATTCAATACTTAAGCTGTCCTCTCCAAGTGGAGCCCTGACCTGCCTCTGTGGCTCCTTGCTTTGTCCCGTCTCAGGTGGTGAAAATGATGATCGTGGTGGTGTGCACCTTCGCCATCTGCTGGCTGCCTTACCACGTCTACTTCCTGCTGTTCGAGTTCTTCCCCAACCTGTTCGAGGAGCGCTTCATCCAGCAGGTGTACCTGGCCATCATGTGGCTGGGCATGAGCTCCACCATGTACAACCCCATCATCTACTGCTGCCTGAATGACAGGTACGGCCAACCGGTCCACCTCACCTGGAAGTGGTTGTGAAATCTTGATGTTCTCCTGGCATTCCGTTGTATTCAATTGTTGTCTGTGATGCCCCTGTTCCAGGTTCCGCGCTGGGTTCAAGCAGGCGTTCCGCTGGTGTCCCTGTGTGAAGGCGGGCGACTACGAGGGGCTGGAGCTGAAGTCCACGCGCTACCTGCACACGCAGAACAGCATGTACAAGGTGAGCCGCATGGAGACCACCGTATCCACCGTGGTCAACGCCATCGACGAGGACCCCGAGGAGGGCCTGCGGGCCAAGAGGCTGTCCCTGGATCTCACATCCAACGGCTCGTCTCGCAGCGTCTCCAAAACCGTGTCGGAGACATCCAGCTTCTACTCCAACACCAACATGTCTTAGACCTGTCCCCTCACCCAACAGAGAAAACTAACAAACAGAACAAACCCATCCCAGATACAGAGCAGCATCAGCCAGTTCCGCTCCCCCACTCCATAGGGAAGCCGCTCTGTAACTCATGAGCCCGGGGTCTAGCTGTGTCCCCCCACCGCAGCCCAGCTTTGACCCCAAAACCAATCCCCCAACAACTTCATAATCAACATGTGGATTAACCTTTAAGGGGACGCCCCCTGCACCACCCCCAGTACAGGAACAGCTCACCTTCCACAGGGGACGTCTTGCAGGGTCTCCAAAACCATGTGCATTGGTCCCGTGCTCCAATCAATCGCCAACAGGCTGCTCACACAACGCCCCTACCAGACTGACACACCATCATCACTTGCTAGCTAGCCAGGGTTCTTCACCCCCTAACCTCCCCCAGTGCTGAAACCAAATGGGCAACACCCAAAGAGTGCCAGTCTCTCTCAAAAACACTGCGACAATTTCGGGTTTTCATCTTGCAGATGCTGGGAAAACCCCAGCGAGCCCTGAGGTGCCCAgctccagcccagcccagcccagccccagAACTCAGGCCCGGCCCACTTCTGCAGCACCACAGTGAGCTTCTGACACGCACGCCACCGCAGCATCGAGCGCACGGGATCCTGCCAAGTTTGTCTTgccatgtgaacagcagcacTCTCCAGCAAGCGGGCCCCAGGGCAGGAGACAGCTGGCTCTGACAACAGAGCCTAACAAGACCAACAATGCAAGAGTGTTTGTAAATATTGTGCATAAAGAGTTATGTATAAAAAATATCTATATAAAACGGGACTTCACGCGCAGGGTTCCTTTGGGCTCTGCATATTTTAACATATCATTTTGCAGTTGCGGCTCCCAGTCTGATCGCCGCTAGAGCCCTGCAGACGAACAATTACAGCGTGGCATTTGGGATTCCTGAGTTTGTTTGGAACGCAGAACCAAGCAACTGGTAACAACAGCACACGGCCACCAATGTGAGCATCAGAGGTCGGGGGTGGGGGCTGTGGTTATGGTCCACCTGTTGTGCAGATTAATGGAGGTATTTGGAAGGCATTATGGCTCCGTGGCTTTAGAGAGGGATCGGTTTCCCCTGCTGGGCTTGGGACTGTCCGTACCCACTGAGACACAGGGGAGCTGGGGAGGGTGATAAACTGGTCACAGCACCTCGGGCACGTTTCCAGTTCAATTCTATTATTTGCGGAAGC
This DNA window, taken from Amia ocellicauda isolate fAmiCal2 chromosome 9, fAmiCal2.hap1, whole genome shotgun sequence, encodes the following:
- the tacr1a gene encoding tachykinin receptor 1a, whose product is MDPLYSTPDYNWTGVNGSAPNGTDTYSNQFVQPTWRIVLWAIAYTTIVVISVVGNIVVIWIIVAHKRMRTVTNYFLVNLAFAEASMSAFNTVINFTYAVHNEWYYGSAYCRFHNFFPIAAVFASIYSMTAIALDRYMAIIHPLQQRLSSTETKIIVAVIWFLALCLAFPQYYYSSIDQLPGRVVCYIDWPEYVVWDFKKMYHICVAILIYFLPLLVMGCAYLVVGLTLWASEIPGDSSDRYREQLTAKRKVVKMMIVVVCTFAICWLPYHVYFLLFEFFPNLFEERFIQQVYLAIMWLGMSSTMYNPIIYCCLNDRFRAGFKQAFRWCPCVKAGDYEGLELKSTRYLHTQNSMYKVSRMETTVSTVVNAIDEDPEEGLRAKRLSLDLTSNGSSRSVSKTVSETSSFYSNTNMS